The sequence below is a genomic window from Clostridium sp. BJN0001.
TGATTTGAACCAAAAACTCCGTCTAAATATTTTGTATCAATCGAATCATATTTCTCATAAACATCATTTATCATTTTAGATAAATCTTTTTTATCCTTAGTTTCAGATTTATTTTTAGATACAGCATTTAATATATTCTGCTCAACTGCAAAATTAAATTTAGTATCAAATGGTTGTACATATTCTGGTAAAGTATTTAAATCGTTCCATGTTTCTCCTACAAGATATACATCTGGATTTATTGTTTCGCAGTAAGATGCAAATTCATTCCACCACTGAATATTGCTGTCAAGATTGCTTTTTTGTTTTTTAAACTCATTATCTCCATAAATGTGTATTGCCGCATCAAGTCTAAATCCATCAATTCCTAAATCAAGCCATTTTTTAGCTGCACTTTTTATTTCTGTTCTTACTTCCTCATTGTTATAATTTAAATCTGGCATCTCAGCTGAAAATATTCCATAGTATTCTGCATCAAAACCTGGATGCCATACTTCAGATCCCCATGGTGACTTGTCATCTTTAGAATAATTCTCTGTATCATCATCTGAAACCCATCTATAATAATTTCTATATTTACTATCTGGATTACTAAGTGCTTCTTTAAACCATGGATGCTGATTGCTTGTATGATTTATTACAAAATCCATAATAACTTTTATATTTTTTTTATGAGCTTCAGATAAAAGATTTTTAAAATCCTCTTCTGTTCCATAAGCTGAATTAATAGAATAATAATCTGTTACATCATAACCATGATATGATGGTGAACTAGTTATAGGCATAAGCCATATTCCATCTATTCCTAAATCTTTAAGATAATCTAGTTTTTGTGTAACTCCTTTAAGATCACCTATGCCATCTCCATTTGAATCTGCAAATGAGCGCACAAATATTTCATAATATACCCCTTGCTTTTTGCTCATATCCCCTTTATTTCTTGTAACATTTTCAAACTCGGCAGTATCATATGATATAGCAGATACTGTTTCATCTTTAGGATTTTCCTTCATTGCTGAAGAAGAAGCTTTTATACCTATGAATAAAACAACACATAATACCACTGCTGCTATTACTAAATAAACTTTGTTAAACCTTTTCATAAATGCCTCCATACCTTTTAATTTACATAATTTATATAAATTATAATATATTTCATGTTAAAATTAAAGAGTATTTAGCAATGTTTTTTGAATTCTTTTCCAATTAGGGTAGAATATGTCCATATAATTTTTAAAGTTTTTATCATGATTTCTGACATAAAGATGAACTAATTCATGTATAAGTACAAGCTTTAAACACTCCTCATGTTTTTTTACAAGTTCAAAATTAATCCATACTCTCTTATGTAAAATATTAATACTTCCCCATATTGTTTTCATTTTCTTTATATGATATTCATCACACGATTTTCCAGTTATTTTTTCACATTCAGGAAGAATTTCTTCTATTTTTTCTTTTAAAATACTTCTATACCATTTATCAATTAGAGCTTCTTTTTCTTTTTTACTACTTTCTTTTTTTATTTTTAGTATTATATTATTTTGATTAAAAGAAACAGATGATTTATCATCTTCTGTATAAATCACCTGTAAAATATAAGGTTTCCCCCATAAATAATGAGTTTCTCCTGAAATATAATTAAATTCTAAATGTTTATGTGTCTCATTAAACTTCTTTTTATTCTTCTTAATCCATTCAATATTAGATAATATAAATGTTTCAATCTGTGCTTTTGTCATTCTATTTGGAACACTTACAACTATTGCGCCATCCATACGGCGCACTCTTATGTACATATTTTTTATATTTTTCTTATTAATTTCTATTGTAATTTGATCAATAGTAATATATTTTTTCATATAGCACTTTCTGCCTTTTCCTTAATATT
It includes:
- a CDS encoding SprT family zinc-dependent metalloprotease, with the translated sequence MKKYITIDQITIEINKKNIKNMYIRVRRMDGAIVVSVPNRMTKAQIETFILSNIEWIKKNKKKFNETHKHLEFNYISGETHYLWGKPYILQVIYTEDDKSSVSFNQNNIILKIKKESSKKEKEALIDKWYRSILKEKIEEILPECEKITGKSCDEYHIKKMKTIWGSINILHKRVWINFELVKKHEECLKLVLIHELVHLYVRNHDKNFKNYMDIFYPNWKRIQKTLLNTL
- a CDS encoding alpha-amylase family glycosyl hydrolase; the protein is MKRFNKVYLVIAAVVLCVVLFIGIKASSSAMKENPKDETVSAISYDTAEFENVTRNKGDMSKKQGVYYEIFVRSFADSNGDGIGDLKGVTQKLDYLKDLGIDGIWLMPITSSPSYHGYDVTDYYSINSAYGTEEDFKNLLSEAHKKNIKVIMDFVINHTSNQHPWFKEALSNPDSKYRNYYRWVSDDDTENYSKDDKSPWGSEVWHPGFDAEYYGIFSAEMPDLNYNNEEVRTEIKSAAKKWLDLGIDGFRLDAAIHIYGDNEFKKQKSNLDSNIQWWNEFASYCETINPDVYLVGETWNDLNTLPEYVQPFDTKFNFAVEQNILNAVSKNKSETKDKKDLSKMINDVYEKYDSIDTKYLDGVFGSNHDMDRIMSQVKTDEKARLVANIYMTLKGNPYIYYGEELGMKGRGSDPQKRTPFIWSTSDNSMNTSWEPDMMNKKTNPLDAQINDNNSMYNFYKNLISVRKNNPELITGKYKNIELDNKSILGYVRELDGKKVYVFHNLSDKPVSFNSPYDVNNIIYAYGDNTSGSGKSINIGKDGTIIFK